ATGATTTATTAGAAAAACTAAAAAGACATCCAGCTGTTAAGCCTCTAATTGAGGGTGGGGAACCTAAGGAGTATTTAGCGCATATGATACCAGAGGGTGGATATAAGGCAATACCAAAACTTTATGGAAATGGAGTCGTAATTGTTGGTGATGCCGCTCAATTAGTAAACGGTCTACATCGCGAGGGTTCAAACTTAGCAATCACTTCAGGTAAAATAGCCGCAGAAGTAATTATAGACGCTTTTGGCAAAGGCGATTTCAGTGAGGAAAGTCTTGCAAATTATGACAAGCGTTTAAGAGAAACGTTTGTTATTAAGGATTTACAAAAATATCAAGACTCATCAAGTCATTTTGAAGAAAACCCAGATTTATTTGCTACTTATCCAAAGTTTATGAGTATGGCACTTAAAGAGTTCTTTACCGTAAATAGTGTATCTAAAAAAGATAAACAAAAGATTATTATGAAAAATGTTTTCGACGAAAGGTCTAAATGGAAATTAGGTAAAGACCTCTACCACATATGGAGGGTATTAAAATGATAAAATTAGAAGATAAGTTATTCTTAAATCGCTATTTAACTGATGATAATAATCATATAAATATTGTTAATCGTGATGAATGCCTAGTATGTGTGAACAAGCCATGTACCTATGTTTGTCCGGCAAGGGTATATGAGTGGGATGAAAAAGAAAAAAGAATAACAATAGCTTATGAAAACTGTGTAGAATGTGGTACTTGTCGTTATGTATGTCCTCCTCATGTAATTGATTGGCGTAATCCTCGTGGAGGTTATGGAATACAATATAAGTTTGGCTAATAGATAGGTTTGGTTGTTTATTAAATTGCCTGTACAAGGGTATATTTAGTATAACAACCAGACCATTTTTATATCTTTTAAAAAAAAGGTATAAAATGTATACAAAAAACAAAATTAGTAGTATCAAATTTGGAAAAACATGATAAATGAATCATAAGAAAAACTTATTCAATTGATAAGGGGATGGAGAATATGGAAGATGACGGAAAAGAAAAGCTACAAAAAACCAAAGCTAGTAGTGGATGGTCCGATTTATGGAAAAAGGAAGACTGGTGGGCAGTTTGGTTAGGTCTTGGAATCGTATTTGCAGGAATTCTATTCTGGTCAATGGGAGGATCCATTAAACCTATTGCGGTAAAAGTTCCAACATGGTCTGAATTTTCTGTAGTAAGTCAATTTTTAGCTGAGAATTTCACTAATATTATTTTACTATTCCTAGTTTTAGCGGGTGTATTTGCGATTGCAATCAAAGTCTT
This genomic interval from Desulfonispora thiosulfatigenes DSM 11270 contains the following:
- a CDS encoding ferredoxin family protein; amino-acid sequence: MIKLEDKLFLNRYLTDDNNHINIVNRDECLVCVNKPCTYVCPARVYEWDEKEKRITIAYENCVECGTCRYVCPPHVIDWRNPRGGYGIQYKFG